A window of Thiothrix nivea DSM 5205 genomic DNA:
TTTGAAATACCCAATGGTTTCCATTAGCGGGCCGGTCTGGCCGACAGGTTCAAACGTCAGGGCTTTCAGGATCGGGCTAAGGCGGTTTTGCAGTTTCACTGAATGCTTTTCCAGAATGCCATGCCAGATTTCGGATTGCCCGGCCTGTTGCAACCCTTCCTTCAGTTGTTCAAAGGATTCGGTCTTGCCCTGCTCCAGCAAGGCTTTAATCCGGGTTACTTTCTCGGTATCAGACAGGAAAGCGTCGCCGGTTAAACCACGCAGTTCCCGGAGCAAGCCAAAGACAGAACTGTCCAGTTCATCAACGGCGGCCTTGATCTGCTGGTTCTGTGTTTTGCGTTGTTCAAGTAGGTGGTCTTTATGTTCGCGGGTGACCATGCTCTGGAAGGCTGCCATCACACTGAGGAATATATCCACCAGATTATCCTGGATGCGGAAGAACTGGTGGGCGATGAAAGCGGTGGCATGAATGTAACGGTCAGCTTCTGAGCGCTGTTGTAGCTGGAACATCCGTGACCTGATGACGTTACCGGCATAGTAATGGATGCCTGCATAGCCGAGGTTGAGGATGGATAAGATACTATCCAATTGCCGATAGAGTTCTGATAACGCCTCAAAATCGGCAACGGACGCTTTCACCCTTGAAGGTTTTGTGGACTGGGAGATCTTTTTGAGTAACGTCAGACGGTACTGGTTTTGGCCATCTGGGGCAGTAAACAGAGCGTCCAATAGTTGGCGTGCCTCATTACCCAAACGGTTCCCCATCAACGCAACCAGGTTGGATTTCTGTGTTTGCAAACCAGCCCTGATCAAGTCCGATAAGGTTCGTGTACGCGGCATTTGTATGTGCTTCTGAACAAGAAAATCGGCACAACGGTCAAAGATCAGTTTTGGTTTTAGGTAGGTCTCTGCCATGGTGGCGATTTCAGTGGCAAGAAGTGACTCGGCTTTGTTGTCAAAAGGACTGAAGCCATAAATTCCAGTATGGTCCTTTGGTGGCGTAGCCGGGTTGTTTCCGTGTAATCACTGGAATTGAATGCCCCGCCGTCCAGGCCAAGCTGGCGTGCTACTGCATCAACATCCCGTTGTACAAAATCTTGTGGCAGGAAAAACCGTTTTGTGGCCTTGAAATAACCGCAGAGCAGAAGAAAACCTATCTGGCTGCTGGGTGTACGCAAGGTTCTGGCAACCTCAAGCAGCGCACCGGGGAAACTGAAAAATTGCTTACGCTGCCTGTAGTCAAACAGTGGGGGCTTATCAAACGCTTCTTGTGCGCTAGCGGTGAGAATACACATCCGGGACATAGTGTTCTCCGTAACAGTTGTTCTCAAAACCTTCGTTTTAGGGATAGGTCATGCCACACCCCCAAAGGCCGGTGATTCCCGCTAAATCATAGCCGTTATCCTTGTCCCGAAACCTTTGTTCCTTTACATTCAAGGAAGCCCCATTAAAGGACAGATTGCCATGCTGATTGGTTATGCCAGAGTCTCGACCATAGACCAAGGTGATTTACCTCAAAGACATTACCCAAAAACAGGGCGAATCAGAATGTCCCATTTTGGTAAAGCAGCATTTCTTTCCAGCCTCGCCTCAACAGCCTCCATAGCTTTTTTGCTGAGGGTCACACCCTTCTCATAAACCTTGCGACTGAATTCGACCATGGGGTTGATGCCTTTCCAGGTCATGGTTTTTGCCCATTCCAGCAGGGTTTCGGCATCCTTGAGCTGGGTGCCGTTCCAGTGTTGTTCCAGAATCCCCCAGCAGCGTTCAATCGGGTTGTACTTGCTGTGGTAAGGCGGGTAGTACAGCAGGTGGACTGTCTTACCGGTATGGTTGGCGAATTCCACCATGCGCTTGAGGAATTGCGTCCTGATCCCGCTGCTTTCCGGGCCATTGTCCGCTTTGATCTGGATGCACTGGCAGAGGCGTCCTTGTCAGCAGAAGGCATCTGTTCCCATACCCGGCACAGGGAATCCACGATGAAGTCACTGGTTTTGCTGGAACTGCCGAAGGTCAGGTAAACCTGCCCACTGTCCTCATCCAGTACGCCAAAAGGGATGTATTTCTCTTTGCAGCCCATCTCATGGTCAGCGGCTTTATTGTCACCCCGTGTTTTCCCGCCCCGTGAGTAGTCACCGATGTTGACGGTCGCCTTGCAGTCCATGCTCAGGCGTTTGACCGCCCCATCGGCAAACTGCCCATCGTTGGCCTGGATATTGGCGAAGATGGCGTCGGTTTCTGGAATTTTTTTGCGGCTTGGCTTTCTCCACCTTGCGCAGGCGGTAGCCATTCCGGTTGAGTATCCGCGCCATGGTGCTGGGGCGGGCACTTGTCCACCGCTGAAACCCATGGCCTGTAACTGCCGGATGGCTTCCGCCGCCGTCAGGCGGGTGTAGGCGATGCTGCTGCGGAATGTCGGGTCTTGCTGGCTATGTGCTTCCGCCAGCGCCAGCAAGGCGGCTGCCGCTTCCGGCTGGGTTTCCTCCCAGCGCTTCTGGCCACAATACGCCGCCTGCGCACCCACGCAAACCATGCCGCTGCGCTGTTCCTCCAAACCCAACTGCACCCCCTCCCGACCCCAGCCAAAACACCTTTCAGTCTGGCGGGCGTTGCCTGCACAATATTTCCGGCTCATGTCCGCCTGGAACGCACGGCGGGTGCTGCCAGACATTTTCGAGGCCGCCAGTTTCAGGTCGGCTATCTGGGATTCACTCAGGATCGGGTTAGCTGTTTGGGGTTCGGGGGGCATGGGGATAGGGACTCCGCTTGTCGATAAGACAAGTGTAGCCATTGCGGGGGAATCTTTCAGGGAAATCCCCTTAAAGATGTTGCGCTTATCCGTTCCGGTTTTGTTGAGGCTGATTTTTGGTTGATCCGGCGCGGGTCACTGGAAACCATCGGGCAACCCACCAAAACCTATTCCCCTTATCATATCGGTGTCAGGGTTGAGCAAACCGGGCTTATACTGCCTGACTATTTGTTTTACGTGTTCATGCACTTGCACCAGTCCGGGCAGTGGCGGGTGTTGGCACATGGCACGTTGGAACTGGTGCATATCCGCACCGAAGACGTGCGCAATATTGCGCTAACAGCGTAATGGTGAGGGGCTAACGCCCCTCTCCCTTTTGAGGATCGGTAATGGAAATCAAGATACCCAGTATCCAGGAACAGCAGCGGTTTATCTTTGAACAGGGGACTAGGGAGGCAATCCGCCAGCTTGAGGAGAACCTAAACGCGCCCGTGGTGCAGGATTTGGGGATCGACGAAAGCCAGTACAGTAATGCACACCTGTTGTCAGAAGACCGCTGGGAAGCCCCACACCCGGATATTGTGTATGCCTACATTGAGCAGTTTAAACGCCATTCTGAGTACAAGAGTGATAAGGCGGTTGCCCAGTGGTTGGGGATGCGGGGCAATAATGCCGAGCGTAACTTGAGGGCATTCAAGACGGGGGAAAGCAAGCCGCCGTATGGGATTTGGCGGCGGTTGCTGGTGGCTACCGGGAGAGCGCCACAGGAGATTATTCCCGTGATTGCGTTCATGCGCTGAGGGTAGGCGGAGCAACTGACTTCTTATCAGTTGCTCCGAATTTGGTTAATTTTTAATCTTCATCATAAGTTCATACGGCAACAAGGGCTTAGGGCAGTTGCCCACAGGATTATTCACGGATTCTGGGGATAAACGTTGTAGGTGAAATGTAACGTAGCTATTGCTTGTTGGTGGGCTTTGCCTTGCTGCTTTTGGGGGTGTCAGGTGCTGCTGGGGTGAGGGTTGCCAGCAATGCCGCGTTCTGTACCCGCAGTGCTTCCAGTTCCCCGCGTAATCCCGCTGCATCCTCCCGGCTGGTGCTGGCGGCCTGTAGCACCTGTTCTTTTTCCGCTTGTGCCTTGTCGAGGCGTTCCCCTAGCTGTTGGATCTCGCGGGCATGGCGTTCTTGGTCTACCTGTTGCTGTTGGTGCAGGCTGGCAAGCTGGGTTTGTGCCTGGTCGAGTTGGGCTTGCAGGCGCACGGCTTCCGCCGTTTGGGTTTTCAGGGTATCGCTGGTGTGGCTGAGGTTAGTTTGCAGGGCTTGCACCTCGCTGGTGTGGCGTTCTTGCAGAGCTTGCGTTTCTTGGGTGTGCCGCTGGCGTTGCGCGGTGTTTTCGGCATGAGCATGTTGCAGTTCCGCTTTGAGGTCGTCGGCGCGTTTGGTGGTTTCTTCTGCCCGTGCTTCGGTGGTGGCAAGCTGGCGGCTCTTGCTGGCGTTTTCTTGCCGCAGGGTTTCAATGGTAGTGCTGGCAGCCTGTAGGTCTTGGGTAGCTTGCAGGTGCTGGGCTTGCAGAGTTTCCAGTTCAACGCTCAGTTGATCGGCTAGTTCAGTGGCTTCTTGTTGTGCGGTTTCAAGCTGGACGCGGGTAGCTTCCAGTGCTTCGCGTTCGCTGCTCAGGCGGGCGTTGGCCTTGTCCAGCGCCACTGCCCAGATTTCCGCGCCGATCTCGTCCAGGCGGCTGGTGATGGCTTCCGGGGCCGGTTCGCGCATGGGCGTAGTGGTGGCCTGTTGTTTGGCCTTCCATTCGTTCATGGCTTCGGAAATGGTGGTGAAGGAGCCACCGCCAAGGGCTTTACGCACGTTGGCAAGCGTGGGGGATTCGCCGGACTCAGCGAGCTGGTCGGCGGCGTGGAAGATTTGCTCTTTGGTGAGTGCCATCGGGGAAGCTCCTTTGTAGTATGTAATAAATTGTATGATACAACATGTTTTTACAATGGGCAATCAAGGCAGGATTGTAGCGTTTGGGTAGGGGCATGTTGGTCAATGAATAGCCTGATGTTAATGTCTGCCTCCCTACAACAAACACAAGGAACAAGAGCAAATGAATATCACGAATGCACTCGACAAAGCCTACGCTGACAAGTCCCTGAATGAACTGCTGGCATCACCTGTTGACGCGCTCAAGGGTGTATCAGAGGGGGATGCGGTTGCACTGAAACA
This region includes:
- a CDS encoding ISAzo13-like element transposase-related protein; this translates as MQIKADNGPESSGIRTQFLKRMVEFANHTGKTVHLLYYPPYHSKYNPIERCWGILEQHWNGTQLKDAETLLEWAKTMTWKGINPMVEFSRKVYEKGVTLSKKAMEAVEARLERNAALPKWDILIRPVFG
- a CDS encoding DNA-binding protein, whose amino-acid sequence is MALTKEQIFHAADQLAESGESPTLANVRKALGGGSFTTISEAMNEWKAKQQATTTPMREPAPEAITSRLDEIGAEIWAVALDKANARLSSEREALEATRVQLETAQQEATELADQLSVELETLQAQHLQATQDLQAASTTIETLRQENASKSRQLATTEARAEETTKRADDLKAELQHAHAENTAQRQRHTQETQALQERHTSEVQALQTNLSHTSDTLKTQTAEAVRLQAQLDQAQTQLASLHQQQQVDQERHAREIQQLGERLDKAQAEKEQVLQAASTSREDAAGLRGELEALRVQNAALLATLTPAAPDTPKSSKAKPTNKQ